One window of the Gavia stellata isolate bGavSte3 chromosome 9, bGavSte3.hap2, whole genome shotgun sequence genome contains the following:
- the PDZD7 gene encoding PDZ domain-containing protein 7 isoform X2: protein MAQGWDAALSGMTAGSQSRSSSSEASLAPRCLLSKQSRLLNGATRGSRAASPMGRVILINTPIEASSNESDIINAITVEKSVDGKLGFSVRGGSEHGLGIFVSKVEEGSAAEQAGLCVGDKITEVNSVSLENITMSSAVKVLTGNNRLRMVVRRMGRVPGIKFSKEKTAWVDVVNRRLVVEKSGSTPSESGSEDGLRRIVHLYTTSDDYCLGFNIRGGREFGLGIYVSKVDPGGLAEQNGIRVGDQVLAANGVKFEDISHSKAVEVLKGQTHIMLTIKETGRFPAYKEMVAEYCWLSRLTNGQLQQLSQTSETSSSISSYSSGPAPGAVNGLGMATPGSPTRTVDVAISTEDGPRRGWAREHAERAMQTEPATEGLPETRRTVRPPELLRDTAIRGQGAREPPSTHSRRTFAHSPKTALLLALSRPRQPITRSQSDLTVAEEKRKKEKPEVQGARGAPPGLHRSKTLVNLFFKGGRATSQSWAPPSQEPPASDHRARAKSPGRPDGDRVGAVQKFVIRSLKREKSRRASILGPAGIAALQPNGSDPESRLPHIQDSAARLLSPDEVTAVLRHCSRYLHEGSVEDLVRPLLAILDRPEKVLLLRDVRSVVAPTDLGRFDSMVMPLELEAFDALKSRSVRSPALRPAHHDAPPKRHLITPVPDYRGGFLLKPAGAPEPEEAGGLQASPSRPRASPSPRRLHPRTYTPLPDVPVDAYACASRALPAAGPRPPNWLLAEPPLGEGRADVLGKPRRAQHPLAPLFGGPGGEAGAAAATNGPGDAGREEEEEEYRLLTVTLSKLKHSLGISISGGIESRAQPVVKIEKIFPGGAAFLSGVLKAGQELVSVDGASLQNVTHQRAVDIIRQAYRNKAKEPMELVVRVAGAPLE, encoded by the exons ATGGCCCAGGGCTGGGACGCGGCGCTGTCGGGGATGACGGCGGGCAGCCAGTCGCGGAGCTCCAGCAGTGAGGCCAGCCTGGCTCCCCGCTGCCTCCTCAGCAAGCAGAGCCGTCTGCTCAACGGGGCCACCCGGGGCAGCCGCGCTGCCTCCCCAATGGGCCGTGTCATCCTCATCAACACCCCCATCGAAG CCAGCAGCAACGAGAGTGACATCATCAACGCCATCACGGTGGAGAAGAGCGTGGACGGCAAGCTGGGCTTCAGCGTCCGCGGCGGCTCCGAGCACGGGCTGGGCATCTTCGTCAGCAAGGTGGAGGAGGGCAGCGCTGCTG AGCAGGCCGGGCTGTGTGTTGGTGACAAGATCACGGAGGTGAACAGTGTGAGCCTGGAAAACATCACCATGAGCAGCGCAGTCAAGGTCCTCACTGGCAACAACCGCCTCCGCATGGTGGTCCGGCGGATGGGCCGCGTGCCGGGCATCAAGTTCTCCAAGGAGAAGACAGCTTG GGTGGATGTGGTGAACAGGCGCCTGGTGGTGGAGAAAAGCGGCTCAACGCCATCGGAGAGCGGCTCCGAGGATGGACTGCGGCGCATCGTTCACCTCTACACCACCTCCGACGACTACTGCCTGGGCTTCAACATCCGCGGTGGCAGGGAGTTTGGCCTCGGCATCTATGTCTCCAA GGTGGACCCCGgggggctggcagagcagaaTGGCATTCGGGTGGGAGACCAAGTCCTTGCAGCCAACGGAGTCAAGTTCGAAGACATAAGCCATAGCAAGGCAGTGGAGGTGCTCAAGGGGCAGACCCACATCATGCTGACCATCAAG GAGACGGGCCGGTTCCCTGCCTACAAGGAGATGGTGGCCGAGTACTGCTGGCTCAGTCGCT TGACCAACGGGCAGCTACAGCAGCTGTCTCAGACCTCGGAGACCagctcctccatctcctcctaCTCCTCGGGGCCGGCGCCAGGGGCAGTGAACGGGCTGGGGATGGCCACCCCGGGGTCCCCCACCCGCACCGTGGATGTGGCCATCTCCACGGAGGATGGGCCACGGCGGGGCTGGGCACGGGAGCATGCGGAGCGGGCCATGCAGACCGAGCCGGCCACCGAGGGACTGCCGGAGACACGGCGCACAGTGCGGCCCCCTGAGCTGCTGCGGGACACCGCCATCCGGGGCCAGGGTGCCCGtgagccccccagcacccactcACGCCGGACCTTCGCCCACTCGCCCAAGACGGCACTGCTGCTGGCACTGAGCCGGCCCCGGCAGCCCATCACGCGCTCCCAGAGTGACCTCACCGTCGCCG AGGAGAAGCGGAAGAAGGAGAAGCCAGAGGTACAAGGGGCACGGGGGGCTCCCCCAGGGCTGCACCGCTCCAAGACCCTCGTCAACCTCTTCTTCAAGGGGGGCCGTGCCACCAGCCAGAGCTGGGCTCCCCCCAGCCAGGAGCCCCCCGCCTCCGACCACCGGGCACGCGCCAAGTCCCCAGGGCGCCCTGACGGGGACAGAG TAGGCGCTGTACAGAAGTTTGTCATCCGGAGCCTGAAGCGGG AGAAAAGCCGGCGTGCCAGCATCCTGGGCCCTGCGGGCATCGCCGCCCTGCAGCCTAATGGCAGCGACCCCGAGTCCCGGCTCCCGCACATCCAGGACAGCGCCGCACGCCTCCTCAGCCCCGACGAGGTGACGGCCGTGCTCCGCCACTGCTCCCGG TACCTGCATGAGGGCAGCGTGGAGGATTTGGTGCGGCCGCTGCTGGCCATCCTGGACCGGCCCGAGAAGGTCCTACTGCTGCGGGATGTGAG GAGTGTGGTGGCCCCCACGGACCTGGGCCGGTTTGACAGCATGGTGATGCCCCTGGAGCTGGAAGCCTTCGATGCCCTGAAGAGCCGTTCAG tgCGCTCGCCTGCCCTCCGCCCGGCCCACCACGACGCCCCCCCCAAGAGACACCTCATCACACCAGTGCCTG ACTACCGGGGCGGGTTCCTGCTGAAGCCGGCAGGTGCCCCGGAGCCGGAGGAAgccggggggctgcaggcgAGCCCGTCCCGGCCGCgagcctcccccagcccccgccGGCTTCATCCCCGCACCTATACCCCGCTCCCCGACGTGCCAGTGGATGCCTACGCCTGCGCCAGCCGcgccctgcctgctgctggcccccggccccccaacTGGCTGCTGGCTGAGCCCCCCCTGGGCGAGGGGC GGGCTGACGTGCTGGGGAAGCCCCGGCGGGCACAGCACCCCCTTGCACCCCTCTTTGGGGGGCCAGGGGGTgaggcgggggctgcggcagccACCAATGGCCCTGGGGAtgctggcagggaggaagaggaggaggagtacCGGCTGCTCACCGTCACCCTCTCCAAGCTGAAGCACTCACTAG GGATCAGCATCTCTGGTGGCATCGAGTCGAGGGCGCAGCCAGTGGTGAAGATCGAGAAGATCTTCCCCGGGGGAGCCGCCTTCCTCAGCGGTGTCCTCAAG GCCGGGCAGGAGCTGGTGTCAGTGGACGGGGCGAGCCTGCAGAACGTCACCCACCAGCGGGCTGTGGACATCATCCGCCAGGCCTACCGCAACAAAGCCAAGGAGCCCATGGAGCTGGTAGTACGGGTGGCTGGAGCTCCCCTGGAGTGA
- the PDZD7 gene encoding PDZ domain-containing protein 7 isoform X1: MAQGWDAALSGMTAGSQSRSSSSEASLAPRCLLSKQSRLLNGATRGSRAASPMGRVILINTPIEASSNESDIINAITVEKSVDGKLGFSVRGGSEHGLGIFVSKVEEGSAAEQAGLCVGDKITEVNSVSLENITMSSAVKVLTGNNRLRMVVRRMGRVPGIKFSKEKTAWVDVVNRRLVVEKSGSTPSESGSEDGLRRIVHLYTTSDDYCLGFNIRGGREFGLGIYVSKVDPGGLAEQNGIRVGDQVLAANGVKFEDISHSKAVEVLKGQTHIMLTIKETGRFPAYKEMVAEYCWLSRLTNGQLQQLSQTSETSSSISSYSSGPAPGAVNGLGMATPGSPTRTVDVAISTEDGPRRGWAREHAERAMQTEPATEGLPETRRTVRPPELLRDTAIRGQGAREPPSTHSRRTFAHSPKTALLLALSRPRQPITRSQSDLTVAEEKRKKEKPEVQGARGAPPGLHRSKTLVNLFFKGGRATSQSWAPPSQEPPASDHRARAKSPGRPDGDRVGAVQKFVIRSLKREKSRRASILGPAGIAALQPNGSDPESRLPHIQDSAARLLSPDEVTAVLRHCSRYLHEGSVEDLVRPLLAILDRPEKVLLLRDVRSVVAPTDLGRFDSMVMPLELEAFDALKSRSVRSPALRPAHHDAPPKRHLITPVPDYRGGFLLKPAGAPEPEEAGGLQASPSRPRASPSPRRLHPRTYTPLPDVPVDAYACASRALPAAGPRPPNWLLAEPPLGEGRGRSCSPRSTWCKEPPRSVPDRGADVLGKPRRAQHPLAPLFGGPGGEAGAAAATNGPGDAGREEEEEEYRLLTVTLSKLKHSLGISISGGIESRAQPVVKIEKIFPGGAAFLSGVLKAGQELVSVDGASLQNVTHQRAVDIIRQAYRNKAKEPMELVVRVAGAPLE; the protein is encoded by the exons ATGGCCCAGGGCTGGGACGCGGCGCTGTCGGGGATGACGGCGGGCAGCCAGTCGCGGAGCTCCAGCAGTGAGGCCAGCCTGGCTCCCCGCTGCCTCCTCAGCAAGCAGAGCCGTCTGCTCAACGGGGCCACCCGGGGCAGCCGCGCTGCCTCCCCAATGGGCCGTGTCATCCTCATCAACACCCCCATCGAAG CCAGCAGCAACGAGAGTGACATCATCAACGCCATCACGGTGGAGAAGAGCGTGGACGGCAAGCTGGGCTTCAGCGTCCGCGGCGGCTCCGAGCACGGGCTGGGCATCTTCGTCAGCAAGGTGGAGGAGGGCAGCGCTGCTG AGCAGGCCGGGCTGTGTGTTGGTGACAAGATCACGGAGGTGAACAGTGTGAGCCTGGAAAACATCACCATGAGCAGCGCAGTCAAGGTCCTCACTGGCAACAACCGCCTCCGCATGGTGGTCCGGCGGATGGGCCGCGTGCCGGGCATCAAGTTCTCCAAGGAGAAGACAGCTTG GGTGGATGTGGTGAACAGGCGCCTGGTGGTGGAGAAAAGCGGCTCAACGCCATCGGAGAGCGGCTCCGAGGATGGACTGCGGCGCATCGTTCACCTCTACACCACCTCCGACGACTACTGCCTGGGCTTCAACATCCGCGGTGGCAGGGAGTTTGGCCTCGGCATCTATGTCTCCAA GGTGGACCCCGgggggctggcagagcagaaTGGCATTCGGGTGGGAGACCAAGTCCTTGCAGCCAACGGAGTCAAGTTCGAAGACATAAGCCATAGCAAGGCAGTGGAGGTGCTCAAGGGGCAGACCCACATCATGCTGACCATCAAG GAGACGGGCCGGTTCCCTGCCTACAAGGAGATGGTGGCCGAGTACTGCTGGCTCAGTCGCT TGACCAACGGGCAGCTACAGCAGCTGTCTCAGACCTCGGAGACCagctcctccatctcctcctaCTCCTCGGGGCCGGCGCCAGGGGCAGTGAACGGGCTGGGGATGGCCACCCCGGGGTCCCCCACCCGCACCGTGGATGTGGCCATCTCCACGGAGGATGGGCCACGGCGGGGCTGGGCACGGGAGCATGCGGAGCGGGCCATGCAGACCGAGCCGGCCACCGAGGGACTGCCGGAGACACGGCGCACAGTGCGGCCCCCTGAGCTGCTGCGGGACACCGCCATCCGGGGCCAGGGTGCCCGtgagccccccagcacccactcACGCCGGACCTTCGCCCACTCGCCCAAGACGGCACTGCTGCTGGCACTGAGCCGGCCCCGGCAGCCCATCACGCGCTCCCAGAGTGACCTCACCGTCGCCG AGGAGAAGCGGAAGAAGGAGAAGCCAGAGGTACAAGGGGCACGGGGGGCTCCCCCAGGGCTGCACCGCTCCAAGACCCTCGTCAACCTCTTCTTCAAGGGGGGCCGTGCCACCAGCCAGAGCTGGGCTCCCCCCAGCCAGGAGCCCCCCGCCTCCGACCACCGGGCACGCGCCAAGTCCCCAGGGCGCCCTGACGGGGACAGAG TAGGCGCTGTACAGAAGTTTGTCATCCGGAGCCTGAAGCGGG AGAAAAGCCGGCGTGCCAGCATCCTGGGCCCTGCGGGCATCGCCGCCCTGCAGCCTAATGGCAGCGACCCCGAGTCCCGGCTCCCGCACATCCAGGACAGCGCCGCACGCCTCCTCAGCCCCGACGAGGTGACGGCCGTGCTCCGCCACTGCTCCCGG TACCTGCATGAGGGCAGCGTGGAGGATTTGGTGCGGCCGCTGCTGGCCATCCTGGACCGGCCCGAGAAGGTCCTACTGCTGCGGGATGTGAG GAGTGTGGTGGCCCCCACGGACCTGGGCCGGTTTGACAGCATGGTGATGCCCCTGGAGCTGGAAGCCTTCGATGCCCTGAAGAGCCGTTCAG tgCGCTCGCCTGCCCTCCGCCCGGCCCACCACGACGCCCCCCCCAAGAGACACCTCATCACACCAGTGCCTG ACTACCGGGGCGGGTTCCTGCTGAAGCCGGCAGGTGCCCCGGAGCCGGAGGAAgccggggggctgcaggcgAGCCCGTCCCGGCCGCgagcctcccccagcccccgccGGCTTCATCCCCGCACCTATACCCCGCTCCCCGACGTGCCAGTGGATGCCTACGCCTGCGCCAGCCGcgccctgcctgctgctggcccccggccccccaacTGGCTGCTGGCTGAGCCCCCCCTGGGCGAGGGGCGCGGGCGCTCGTGCAGCCCCCGGTCTACCTGGTGCAAGGAGCCCCCCCGGTCGGTGCCCGACAGAGGGGCTGACGTGCTGGGGAAGCCCCGGCGGGCACAGCACCCCCTTGCACCCCTCTTTGGGGGGCCAGGGGGTgaggcgggggctgcggcagccACCAATGGCCCTGGGGAtgctggcagggaggaagaggaggaggagtacCGGCTGCTCACCGTCACCCTCTCCAAGCTGAAGCACTCACTAG GGATCAGCATCTCTGGTGGCATCGAGTCGAGGGCGCAGCCAGTGGTGAAGATCGAGAAGATCTTCCCCGGGGGAGCCGCCTTCCTCAGCGGTGTCCTCAAG GCCGGGCAGGAGCTGGTGTCAGTGGACGGGGCGAGCCTGCAGAACGTCACCCACCAGCGGGCTGTGGACATCATCCGCCAGGCCTACCGCAACAAAGCCAAGGAGCCCATGGAGCTGGTAGTACGGGTGGCTGGAGCTCCCCTGGAGTGA
- the LZTS2 gene encoding leucine zipper putative tumor suppressor 2 has protein sequence MAEEALPGEEEGPAEPCSRCGGPSGPDGWAAAGEAARVLLPAGGPPAMAIVQTLPVPLEATAEGATQLRAAARSPPTTMGSVGSLLPGRPRHDRAGQPCDGGPPAASFCKQEGLLRATPRDPPSPEEFCAAVPGVPHAYANGGFCGDWLDAPSPGSPCSDSDEPRDDRALSGHLRGPPPKLVPVSGKLEENVEKTLIRPMAFKPVVPKLRSAQAGGRPGLSESQVSLTHLLGAEKPGSLSCRASTLSDSGRNSLSSLPTYSTGCSQHPEAGTLPATPHGPADPPGGCRPSNSDSGRSSSSKSTGSLGGRGRPSSESGSCGRSPLPGEEAMLVQELEDKLREREAELRLLRDSLDENEVAICQVYEEKQRRCEQELEGLRQRCAAQARQAAQAAQRGQQVLQLQVLQLQQEKKQLQEDFAQLLQERELLEHRCASFQRERTELAPRLEETKWEVCQKSGEISLLKQQLKEAQAELAQRGAELLGLRAQLREARAQLQVGERRAQGLQEAARLKALELEVCANELQRRKSEADLFRAKAGRLEQEVAGLREAARGRCPQPSEGCPQPSEEPRGGAGLRQQLERLRAEVALERRRGQEQRDAFEQERGTWQGEKERVIRYQKQLQYSYIQMYRRNRRLEQRLQHLRLQGEDPPPEPCDPPGPDPPFEEITATEI, from the exons GGGCCGGCAGAGCCGTGTTCGCGGTGTGGGGGCCCGAGCGGACCGGACGGATGGGCAGCAGCTGGCGAG GCTGCCCGCGTGCTCCTGCCCGCTGGGGGCCCCCCTGCCATGGCCATCGTGCAGACGCTGCCGGTGCCCCTCGAGGCCACCGCTGAGGGGGCTACACAGCTCCGTGCCGCCGCCCGCTCGCCCCCCACCACCATGGGCAGCGTCGGCAGCCTCCtgcccggccggccccgccaCGACCGTGCCGGCCAGCCCTGCGACGGGGGCCCTCCTGCCGCCTCCTTCTGCAAGCAGGAGGGGCTGCTCCGGGCcaccccccgggaccccccatcccctgagGAGTTCTGCGCGGCTGTGCCTGGCGTCCCCCATGCCTACGCCAATGGGGGCTTCTGCGGTGACTGGCTCGACGCCCCCTCTCCTGGCAGCCCCTGCAGCGACTCGGATGAGCCCCGTGATGACCGAGCCCTGAGTGGCCACCTCCGGGGGCCACCCCCCAAGCTTGTCCCTGTCTCCGGCAAGCTGGAAGAG AATGTGGAGAAGACCCTGATCCGCCCCATGGCCTTCAAGCCAGTGGTGCCCAAGCTCCGGAGCGCCCAGGCGGGCGGGCGCCCAGGGCTCTCGGAGAGCCAGGTGAGCCTCACCCATTTGCTGGGTGCTGAGAAGCCCGGCTCCCTGAGCTGCCGCGCCAGCACCCTCTCGGACTCGGGGCGCAActccctctccagcctgcccaccTACAGCAcgggctgcagccagcaccccGAGGCAGGCACCCTGCCGGCCACCCCCCACGGTCCTGCTGACCCCCCGGGGGGCTGCCGCCCCTCCAACTCGGACAGCGGGCGCTCGTCCTCCAGCAAGAGCACGGGCTCGCTGGGTGGCCGGGGCCGGCCCTCCTCGGAGAGCGGCTCCTGCGGGCGCTCACCCCTGCCCGGCGAGGAGGCCATGCtggtgcaggagctggaggacaaACTGCGGGAgagggaggctgagctgcgGCTCCTGCGTGACAGTCTGGACGAGAACGAGGTGGCCATCTGCCAG GTGTACGAGGAGAAGCAGCGGCGCTgcgagcaggagctggaggggctgcgGCAGCGCTGTGCAGCCCAGGCACGGCAGGCGGCCCAGGCAGCGCAGCGAGGGCAGCAGGTCCTGCAGCTCcaggtgctgcagctgcagcaggagaagaagcagctgcaggaggacttcgcccagctgctgcaggagcgggagctgctggagcatcGCTGCGCCTCCTTCCAGCGCGAGCGCACCGAGCTGGCACCCCGGCTGGAGGAGACCAAGTGGGAG GTGTGCCAGAAGTCAGGGGAGATCTcgctgctgaagcagcagctgaaggaggCGCAGGCGGAGCTGGCACAGCGGGGCGccgagctgctggggctgcgggCTCAGCTGCGGGAGGCACGGGCCCAGCTGCAGGTGGGCGAGCGGCGGgcgcaggggctgcaggaggccGCCCGCCTGAAGGCGCTGGAGCTGGAGGTCTGTGCCAACGAACTGCAGCGCCGCAAGAGCGAGGCTGACCTCTTCCGCGCCAAAGCCGGCCGGCTCGAGCAGGAGGTGGCGGGGCTGCGGGAAGCCGCCCGTGGGCGATGCCCCCAGCCCAGCGAGGGATGCCCTCAACCCAGTGAGGAGCCCCGGGGTGGCGCGGGGCTGCGGCAGCAGCTGGAACGGCTGCGGGCAGAGGTGGCCCTGGAGCGGCGGCGCGGGCAGGAGCAGCGGGATGCCTTCGAGCAGGAGCGTGGCACGTGGCAGGGCGAGAAGGAGCGGGTTATCCGCtaccagaagcagctgcagtACAGCTACATTCAGATGTACCGCCGCAACCGGCGGCTCGAGCAGCGGCTCCAGCATCTCCGTCTCCAAGGCGAGGACCCACCGCCCGAGCCCTGCGACCCCCCCGGCCCTGACCCGCCCTTCGAGGAGATCACGGCCACCGAGATCTGA